Proteins co-encoded in one Bombus pyrosoma isolate SC7728 linkage group LG4, ASM1482585v1, whole genome shotgun sequence genomic window:
- the LOC122566574 gene encoding endoribonuclease Dicer, whose protein sequence is METDIKEFIPRPYQIDLFETACKENVIIYLPTGAGKTFIAVMLIKELSADIRRPYAEGGKHTIFIVNTVPLVIQQSDYIKRLTGLSCGTLSSEEGVDFWHDEEWNEQLNQHAVLVMTSQVLVNALCHGYIFLNRINLIIFDECHRAVNDHPMRQIMQLFENCPKEEQPRVLGLSASLLNANVRLEKVQSVMQSLEVTFNARIATATVADKSYYASPNEEIVRFDQHIIDNVGECINNIIKEVELILNCIVLKDNLKYNESSAEFRPKTTSKKLSGILRNIKYHFLRTGIYGASKCVLLHLIQLEYLKKSIDDMETLYIFEYLITKVINCRKLLEDKMKGSTERERIYNYSSDQIRKLLKVLKDFYYNKLKDQVFCCIIFVQRRFTAKILYQILKSISIHDAEYKFLHPEFVIGVSCNPFKNSKELLCISERNKEVLLRFRNGLLNCIVATDVIDEGIDVPKCSLIVRYDLPMDVRTYIQSKGRARHAYSQYVVLLQKDDSQYLRRHNEYKKIEQHLKQLLVDKTDERNVPTENEIQSELYQHDIEPYQVISDDGQVCCITEQMAINVINQYCTSLLKSKFACLSPIWTLHKISKDHPPMYQVSLTLPSISPFRTTILGDPMISISSAKRSVAMNMCIELHKMGELSDNLKPVTIETLQKDLSYLFPNWVDEADSERSSIGTYKKKRHHPLQFPSALYGAFPLPQEIVYLHILHTTPKYAVPHHDNRYLTFYNLLHNSAGFGILSAKQMPEIPSFPIFMRVGELNIDVKVNHAQMILSEEEVIYLKRFHTLIFSDIVPVIKTFMVFDNCNRDNCFLIVPVNEDWDINWEVTKQYNSIEYISPAIPFRFKSSDYELALVKPNYRAADTYIVTQVCDDITPSSCFPTDHFSTYIHYYKEKHRLVISNLEQPMLEVKSISRAIDYIMPRDKSTESKKEHLIPELCIRINFPALYWLKATTLPSILHRVSQLLIAEDLRYIIAKESNLGTLSSNTKWPSLVITKEEREDSFEPLLEVSTTENIDNLHPEPISNGSEADELYHYPWSKHQEQPDLDKNIEEIQLIEIEHYCQFMNETQDQNNSSIKNYKINFLNKPSVPVPTLQILSLKCSYGPNPGQIVYALTKTGHDAFNLERLETLGDAYLKFITSLFLYSEFPKHSEGYLTALKGKIIGNRNLYYCGVKKNIPGCMKVDSFIPLSNFIAPAYTVYRQVQDVLLYAKVSPNVLYEIEIPRDEQLSGHISEATKSAIQTKILDWETAEAQTGMEHYLGIQTVSDKTIADCVEALIGVYLRSMGIKDTLILLQWFQILPYKIDANELLFGTPQNPIISEGNINHLMPWASNIETKLGYRFNNRGYLLQAFTHPSYTPNNMTECYQRLEFLGDAILDFLITNYIYESCGNLNPGALTDLRSALVNNITFACLTVRHGLHIALLSYAPKLNNIIERFVKFQEERNYAVNDELLWILLEEDECNMAEHVDVPKVLGDIFESVIGAIYLDSNKSLTVVWNIVYSIMHKEIDEFSKNIPKQPIRVLYETHGARPQFLKATVIDNTNIVMVPLKVTIAGKVRHFYGFGANKKQAKCAAAKQALKSFLCKK, encoded by the exons ATGGAGACAGATATAAAGGAGTTTATACCAAGGCCTTATCAGATTGATCTATTTGAAACTGCatgtaaagaaaatgttattatctATTTACCAACGGGAGCTGGGAAAACATTTATTGCAGTTATGcttattaaagaattaagtGCGGATATACGACG gcCTTATGCTGAAGGTGGTAAACATACCATATTTATAGTGAATACAGTACCCTTGGTCATACAACAAAgtgattatattaaaagattaacTGGTTTGTCTTGTGGAACACTCAGTAGCGAGGAAGGAGTTGATTTTTGGCATGATGAAGAATGGAATGAACAGCTAAACCAACATGCG GTTTTAGTAATGACATCACAAGTCTTAGTAAATGCGCTTTGTCatggatatatatttttgaatagaATAAACCTGATTATATTCGATGAATGTCACAGAGCAGTAAATGATCATCCTATGCGACAAATTATGCAACTCTTTGAAAATTGTCCTAAAGAGGAACAACCAAGAGTATTAGGACTTTCAGCATCATTATTAAATGCTAATGTGAGGCTGGAAAAAGTACAATCAGTTATGCAG TCTTTGGAAGTTACATTTAACGCAAGAATAGCTACCGCGACTGTAGCCGATAAAAGTTATTATGCGTCACCAAATGAAGAAATTGTTCGATTTGACCAACATATTATAGATAATGTTGGGGagtgtataaataatattattaaggAAGTAGAATTAATCCTAAATTGCATAGTGTTGAAAGATAATCTGAAGTATAATGAATCAAGTGCAGAATTTAGACCAAAAACTACTAGTAAAAAGCTGAGTGGCATATTAAGAAACATTAAGTACCACTTTCTACGTACAg gaATTTATGGCGCAAGCAAATGTGTTTTACTTCATTTGATTCaattagaatatttgaaaaaaagtaTAGATGACATg gaaacactatatattttcgaatatcttataacaaaagtaattaactgtagaaaattgttggaagataaaatgaaagggagtacagaaagagagagaatttACAA TTATTCATCCGACCAAATTCGAAAACTTCTCAAAGTATTAAAGgacttttattataacaagCTTAAAGATCAGGTATTTTGCTGTATTATTTTCGTACAACGTCGATTCactgcaaaaatattatatcagaTATTAAAG AGTATATCCATACACGACGCGGAATATAAATTCTTGCATCCAGAGTTTGTGATAGGTGTGTCCTGTAAtccttttaaaaattccaaagaattGCTATGTATATCAGAACGGAATAAGGAGGTTTTGCTCag atttaGAAATGGTTTGTTAAATTGCATTGTTGCAACAGATGTTATAGATGAAGGTATAGATGTGCCGAAATGTTCATTAATCGTAAGGTACGATTTGCCAATGGATGTAAGAACATATATCCAAAGCAAAGGGAGAGCACGGCATGCATATAgtcaatatgtagtattgctaCAAAAAGATGACTCACAGTATCTACGACGacataatgaatataaaaagatagaacAACACTTGAAACAG CTTCTAGTAGATAAAACTGATGAACGTAATGTACcaactgaaaatgaaatacaaagtGAATTATATCAACATGACATAGAACCATATCAGGTAATTAGTGACGATGGACAAGTATGTTGTATAACAGAGCAGATGgcaattaatgtaataaatcaatacTGTACATCTTtattgaaatcaaaatttgCGTGTTTATCACCTATTTGGactttacataaaatttcaaaagatcATCCGCCAATGTATCAG GTTTCTCTTACATTACCATCTATATCTCCATTCAGAACTACCATTCTTGGTGATCCTATGATTTCTATCAGTAGTGCAAAGAGATCTGTTGCTATGAATATGTGTATAGAATTACATAAAATGGGAGAATTATCTGATAATTTGAAGCCAGTTACAATAGAAACACTTCAAAAGGACCtaagttatttatttccaaattGGGTTGATGAAGCTGATTCAGAAAGGAGTTCAATAGGAACATACAAGAAAAAGCGACACCATCCGTTAcag TTCCCATCAGCTCTCTATGGTGCATTTCCTCTTCCACAAGAAATAGTGTATCTTCACATACTTCATACTACACCTAAGTATGCTGTACCACATCATGATAATCGCTATTTGACATTCTATAATTTGTTACATAATAGCGCAGGTTTTGGTATACTTTCTGCAAAACAAATGCCAGAG ATACcatcttttccaatttttatgcGTGTTGGTGAACTAAATATTGATGTGAAAGTAAATCATGCACAGATGATTTTAAGCGAAGAagaagttatatatttaaaaaggtttcatactttaatatttagtgATATCGTGCCAGTTATAAAAACCTTTATGGTATTCGATAATTGTAATCGTGATAATTGCTTTTTAATTGTGCCag ttaaCGAAGACTGGGACATAAATTGGGAAGTTACAAAGCAGTATAAttctattgaatatatatCACCGGCAATTCCATTCCGTTTTAAGAGTTCTGATTACGAACTGGCACTGGTTAAACCTAACTATAGAGCTGCAGACACATATATTGTTACCCAAGTATGTGATGATATCACGCCCAGTTCATGTTTTCCAACTGATCACTTTTCGacatatattcattattataaagaaaaacacAGATTGGTAATAAGCAATTTAGAGCAGCCAATGTTGGAAGTGAAGTCAATATCAAGGGCAATAGATTATATAATGCCTAG AGATAAGAGCACTGAATCAAAGAAAGAGCATTTAATTCCAGAATTATGcattagaattaattttccagcCTTATATTGGCTCAAAGCAACAACTTTACCATCTATATTGCACAGAGTCTCACAGCTCTTAATTGCAGAAGATCTAAGATACATTATTGCTAAGGAAAGTAATTTAGGAACGTTATCAAGTAATACGAAATGGCCTTCATTAGTAATAActaaggaagaaagagaagactCATTTGAGCCTTTATTAGAAGTTTCTACtacagaaaatattgataatttacaTCCAGAACCAATTTCAAATGGATCAGAAGCAGATG AATTATATCACTATCCATGGTCAAAACATCAAGAACAACCAGATTTGGACaagaatatcgaagaaattcaGCTAATTGAAATAGAGCACTATTGTCAATTTATGAATGAAACACAGGATCAAAATAATAGTTCAATC aaaaattacaaaattaattttctgaaCAAACCATCGGTACCAGTACCGACTTTGCAAATCTTGTCATTAAAATGTTCGTATGGCCCCAATCCTGGTCAGATCGTGTAT gCATTAACTAAAACGGGACATGATGCGTTCAATTTAGAACGATTAGAAACTTTAGGAGAtgcatatttgaaatttattacatcattatttttatacagtgAGTTTCCAAAACATAGTGAAGGTTACTTAACCGCActgaaaggaaaaattattgGCAATCGTAATCTTTATTATTGTGGAGTCAAGAAAAACATTCCGGGATGCATGAAAGTTGACAGTTTTATACCTTTGAGTAATTTTATTGCACCAGCTTATACAGTATATAGGCAAGTTCAAGATGTGTTATTATATGCAAAG GTGTCGCCAAatgttttatatgaaattgaaatacctCGAGACGAGCAATTAAGTGGACATATAAGTGAAGCCACGAAAAGTGCaatacaaacaaaaatattagattggGAGACAGCAGAAGCACAAACTGGTATGGAACATTATCTTGGAATACAAACAGTTTCTGATAAAACAATAGCAGATTGTGTTGAAGCATTGATTGGTGTATATCTTAGA agTATGGGTATTAAAgatactttaatattattacaatggtttcaaattttaccatatAAAATTGATGCTAATGAATTATTGTTTGGTACCCCTCAGAATCCAATAATTTCTGAAGGGAACATAAATCATTTAATGCCTTGGGCTTCCAATATAGAAACAAAGCTTGGATACAGATTTAATAATAGAGGGTATTTACTGCAg GCCTTTACACATCCTTCATATACACCGAATAATATGACTGAATGTTATCAAAGATTAGAATTTCTTGGTGATGCAATACTTG ATTTCCTAATTACAAACTATATCTATGAAAGTTGTGGGAATTTAAACCCTGGTGCATTAACAGATCTAAGATCTGCtcttgttaataatattacttttgcATGCTTGACTGTAAGACATGGTTTACATATTGCTTTACTATCTTATGCaccaaaattaaataatattattgaacgatttgtgaaatttcaagaagaaagaaattatgcTGTGAATGACGAg CTTCTATGGATTTTATTAGAAGAAGACGAATGTAATATGGCTGAACATGTAGACGTTCCTAAAGTTCTAGGAGATATATTTGAATCTGTAATAGGTGCAATATATTTGGATAGTAATAAAAGTCTTACAGTAGTATGGAATATTGTATATTCCATTATGCATAAAGAAATCG acgAATTCagcaaaaatattccaaaacaACCAATTCGCGTTTTATATGAAACTCACGGCGCACGCCCACAATTTCT GAAAGCAACTGTTATTGATAATACGAATATTGTCATGGTTCCTTTAAAAGTAACTATTGCTGGGAAAGTAAGACATTTTTACGGGTTCGGTGCTAATAAGAAACAAGCGAAGTGTGCTGCTGCAAAGCAAGCTTTAAAAAGCTTCTTGTGTAAGAAATAG